Proteins from a single region of Anthonomus grandis grandis chromosome 10, icAntGran1.3, whole genome shotgun sequence:
- the LOC126741673 gene encoding uncharacterized protein LOC126741673 produces MEKRKRNSKKVEKLLKKLRQELVDSTSDSSSIESSSEGADSSPEDSFGETGMEHNTQRDLEEQSEPGPSGVKQFLLQDPLGTVAKGPSVNTETAEYWKNDWRRSRTPARYRSIRARE; encoded by the exons atggaaaaaaggaAGCGTAATAGCAAGAAAGTGGAGAAGTTGTTGAAGAAATTACGTCAGGAGTTGGTAGACAGCACGTCTGATAGTTCAA GCATAGAAAGCTCTTCTGAGGGTGCTGATAGCTCGCCTGAAGATTCGTTTGGTGAGACGGGCATGGAGCACAACACCCAGAGAGACCTTGAGGAGCAGTCTGAACCTGGGCCCTCAGGTGTTAAACAGTTTTTGCTTCAAGATCCCTTGGGTACGGTTGCAAAAGGACCTTCTGTTAACACTGAGACTGCTGAGTATTGGAAAAACGACTGGAGACGTTCAAGAACTCCAGCAAGATACAGAAGTATCAGAGCCAGAGAATGA